The Anomalospiza imberbis isolate Cuckoo-Finch-1a 21T00152 chromosome 2, ASM3175350v1, whole genome shotgun sequence nucleotide sequence GATGCATTTATGGTTATTCAGGTTTTAATTAACATGCTCTACAGTCCCAGTGTACCATTGAAGCTacatccaaaaaaaaattacatttattaaGGAGCTGATCGTTTTGGTAAACAATTCAAGACAAACACTTGCACAAACTTGAAGCCAAGGCTACCCATTAGCTATTTCCTCACTTCCTGAAACTGTCAGTACAAACATTTGGAAGTTAGGAGAATTTCTTGCACAGATATCAAAAAAAAAGTAGGTCAAAGAAAATGATAATAATATGAGAGGTAAGGAAGGTAACAAGAGCaaaaagtagaaaagaaaaatgaatgtaGAAAAAGAACAATGAAGGAAATTAAACCTACAGAGGTTTTAAAGGCTGCAGAGAAGAGACAGCCCAGGGTGGAAGAGAGATgcaaaaaagcaattttcaagAACCCCAGAAATCTAATTCTAAAAGTGCACTGTTGGCCAAGAAAAGATTGCTGACAATTTCCTGCATCTTTGAATCCTGCTGGTCATCTTATATTAGTAGAGAAACTGAGAGACataattttttgaaaattaaaatggcAGGAGATATTTAACATCTGCCAGAGAGAGATggcctgagaaagaaaacaggtCATTGAAGCAGCCCAAATGAACAGAGATAATAGCACATGTAAAATTTCAACAAGAGcaaacataaaaaagaaaatccaaaaacaggggaaaaaagaaatacatttaagCCTCTTAAACtggattaaaataaaacattcttcTTTTAACCTAGGTTTTTTTAGGCAAGGTTGAAGAAACAGAAGTCACCACGGACAATGAAAATACTGAAGCACACGCAGTTTTCATAAACACAGGAGTTTACTTACACAGGTGGACAATCCTATTGCATTCTGAAAGGTACCGTCTGATAAAATACACAGACATTTCCAGCTTTATATGTCTCACTTCTTTCAATCTCGGAGCTGATTTGCACAAGCTGGAAATTCCTATGCTATGCAAGGCTGCAGTGGGAAcctgtatttcttctttttgacGGGACCCTGCTTTGCTGGTGGTTACACCGGAAAGAACAAACTGTACTGCAAGGCACCAACATGATTAACAAGTGCCTGCGAAGCGCTGAAGGCGGAAGCGGCGTTAACCCTGCTGTGATCACACCTTCTGCTGCACCAGCTTTGCACAACCACAAACCAGCTCCCAAACGCACGGCACGGCCAAACAGGACAACCCCACAAAGAAGTTAAAGAGTGAAGGAGTTTCCTGTTCTGAGCTGTAGTTGTATGTTCCACTGAAGAATTTGGCAGCCAGCCACGAAAAAGTGTATTCTGGATCTGGATGGAGAGGTTACACAATGTCAGCTTTTGGGGCCACAGGTCTCAAATGAGGATGGCAATTTGTCCTTGCAGCAGTTGGGAATTTCACACAGCTAAGTGAAGTCTTAATCCTTTGACAGGACAATGGAAAGGTTAAAAGGCGAGCAAGGAAATGAGGGATTGATACCAGGCTTTGTGCAAGAATCAAAAGataataaatacatttcctcagctgtgttAAAATCATAGTCATGACTGTTAAGTATATGACAATGGAAGAAAGGGGCAAGAAAAAAAGGACAGGAGTTTTTAATGGACAGAGGGATTAATAAAGTCTGATTTCCCATAAATTGCTGTCTCCCgttcctcctgtccctgcaacCATAGCAAACCTACATTTCTGCCAGGTCAAAACACACATGGTGAGAGCTCTGCCATTTCCCCTCCTGCTATTCTGTTCAGCATGTGCTGAACAGAGGGATGAAAGCTGAATCCTGGTTCTCCCTCCTGAAGAGGACTGATGAGGCGATCTTGTCCTTCCTTACCCAGACATCTCTTTACCTGGAGTTTGCAAAAATCGGTCATCTCTGAAGCTTTCCACCCCACTGCCAAATGTGACTGAGCTAGGTCATTAAAAATTAACAGGGCAACTGCTTGGTGGAGAGAAATCAATgcaataattttctttccttcagccAGACTAAGGAAGTAAAACTAATTACTGGTGTTATTTTTGGTGCAGAATGCTGAGAAGAAAAAGGTCAGAAAATATTCAGGGTACAAAACAGTATTGAAAAATGACAAATTGACATCTCCTGAATCAAATATTATATTTAGCTTATGGCACTTCAGAAAAGGGATGAAATAAATAGGTCATATGCAGAGATGAGCTATTAGTTTATAAAATAGTTGTTACAAATGTATATGTAagtttttttatgtttatttatatatgtaaGCTGCTTAATattatatatgatatatataaTTAGGTTGCTTAACATAACATATAATATTTGTAATTTTAAGTTAAATATGttatgaaaatagaaaaaatacaaaacgGGTAAATTTAAAAATCGAATTATAAAAATAGTGTTATTTAGGGTTAAAACTCCCTAGAATTCTCTAGAGGAGTACAAGGGAGGCAGTGGCTACAGAGCAGGGCACGGCATAGGCCAGAAGAAACTCAGCCACATCTCCTGTCCTTTGGGAAAACTTGATGTTCTCTGCACAAGAAATGATGGCAGCAAGTGCAGGCTAACACAATGAACGGGGCAGCTCGGGGCACTTGGGAGCCAAGGGCGCGGAGCAGGACGGCCTCAGGGCGGCACCACTGCCACGGGCGGTGAGACAGCCAGGCGTTTCCTAGGGGATCCCTCCCGCCGCGTTCCCTCCGGTTCCCGGCGGGATCGGCCCCTCTCCCGGCGCCCCGTGGCCCGGGCTGCCGCAGgccccgggcggcggcggggaccGGCGGCCTGAGGGGCGGCGGCCCGGAGAGCGCTGCCGGCGCCGCGGGGTGCTCGGGAGAAACGCCGAGAGCACGGCCTCGGGCATTTAAATGCTCTTCGGGTACTTAAAAAGTTAGGACTGCGCTCACAAACTGACGATCTGCTCTGCGGAGAAGCCGGAGGAACATCTCAGTATCACATCGCAGGTTTATTTTATCAGATTCTGCAAGAAAGTGTTCTAATTCTCAGTGATTAGCTTTGAGTAACCTGTTCTTGCTGATTAAAACTGAACCAAATGAAATGAATATATCGAGCTGCGATCCCACGGGACAGCCCTCAATATTGTTTTGTCTACATGAACTAAATAGAAAGAAGATAAAACAATTCACCTCTTTTTTATCCCTCCAGGTCTTCACTTCTGCCTGAAATGGCCAAGCAAAATTCTCCATCACTAGCTGAAGTTGTAAAACGacttgcagagcagcagcagtcacAAGTGTCGGACatagaaaaaagcaaaacagttcTTTTCCAATTGCAGGTAATAAACCTTGTTTAGAGTAGTTTAATAGATTATTTTTCATTAGGGGAAGAAGTATTTCCTTGAACAAGAGAAGCTGGTGGTACTTAATGGGCGAGTGCATTCAAGTGTAAGACAGCTATTCTGTTCCTGTGTGTGGCATTTGGGCTCAGCCAAAAATACACAGGTGTGTATTGTTGTTTGTAAGGCCACAACACAGCTAGGTATTCATTACAGCAGGTGAAACATTGGTTTGTTacttggaaaaaacaaaacaaaaatattgggCTGAACCCCCAAAGTGAACCCACAACAACTAAATGCAAAGTTAgagctttttgattttttttttaatcataattTCCTAAGAAATTGTGGGAGgaaggattttaaaaattaattttttttttaagattttcacCACAgtgtaagatttttttcttagcatCTTTTTTgacataaattacttttttattcCCCCTTATGTTTGAAGTGAGAATCCTAAATAGTCATTAAATACTGGTATTATTCAGTACTATTTTGTAGAACACTGGATAGATGTAGTTTTTGTGAAGACTCTGTGATAATTTCATTTGTCTTTTATCAAGCTTTCAATTATTGTTTAACCTTCAAGATCAAATTTCTATTGAGAAACTTACTTTTAAGTCTGAAAAAAGATGATTCCAGTCAACATTTTTGATCATGGAAGAATGCAAATGGAAATAGTAGAGTTCCAATTATAACATCTGCGCATAGCTCTACAACTGAAATAATTGATATTTGAAATTTTGcacaaaaataacatttctgaaGTAGCAGTGAAATCTTGTATTTTTAGGAATGTCAGTGGACGGGCCACACTTTACAAGAAGCTTTGTCCTGTATCCCAAAATATAGTCGGATGATGCTGCAACAATAATTTGTGACCTTGCAATTTAAAACCAAGTATCTGTTTTAAAACAGACCCACAGAACTTTAAAGCCCTAGGTAATGACAAGTCCTTTTCCAACCTGGATGATTCTGTCATTTCTTATGGTGGTTTGAAGTACTACTTCCTGGTTTTGTTCACGTCTGTCAGCGAGATGATGTAGAGGCCTTTTTAGGACTAGACACATACTTCTTACGGGGTTGAAAATAGCTGTGATTAATTCAACTCTCAGCTACTACTGTAATGAAGTTAAGATTTTTCCTCAGTTGAACAGTCTAGTTAAGCTCCATCACCTGACACACCCCTCTATGTGTCTGTGTAGGTTTTCAAGGGATTTTTGgcatctttaatttttttaagtctgaTTAGGATTCACCAGCTCTAAGCAAACATTAGATGTgtatatatctatctatatctatatcatctatatctatatctatatctatatctgtatctatctatatctatctatatcttGCAACTGTGAGGTAATTAATAGTGTGTTCAAGGTatcttatttaatattttagacTCAATCTAAGGGGAGAAGACTAAGACAGTATTCTTACATTGTGCCTCTGAGATGATGATATTAAGAAATAGAAGTCTAATTATTTTCCATTCAAATCATATTAGACAAGTGAAAAAAGGCTgtttaataaatataaattacagTGTTTAACTAGATACTTCATAACTTCCTccaaaaaaattcttaaatgaacactgaaatattttacaggCAAAGTGCCAGgaactagaaaaagaaatgaattCTATTATGTTAGAAACAAAGACAACAGAAAGGGAAATACATCTGCAAGATGCTGCCATAGAAGTGACAAAATATCACTGTGAAAATCTGGAGGCCCAAGTCAGAGCCCTGTAttctgaaaatttaaaattgagGTGTGAGGCAGAAACAGTACAAGAGGAGTTTGAGATGATACTTGCAAGAAATAATGCatatagggaaaaaataaaggatcATAAACATCTTTTttgggagatggaaagtaaatTGCCAGTTATGATTGAACTTGCTAAAAAGAAAGCAGTTGTGGAAGAATTaaaggcaaagaaagaggagTTAATATGTGATCTTCAGAATCCAAAAGGATCTGTTATAAAACAAGTGCAGGTACTATATTTCCTTTTTGATTCTTTCCTTTTATGTGAAATCATTTTGATATAATTCATATAATATGATTATTTTGTCCAACATGTTTATGGTTCATGAGGGACTGAATACAAGGGAATATAGGTAATTCATAATGCGGcattaattggaaaaaaatttacttcaaTATGCAGTTAAAAATATCAGTATTGTTATCTGTGTAATATtgtaaaaaaatgtttatactGTGTGTTCAAATGAACTCAGACATGAAAATATTACAGAACTGTAAATTAAGCTTTATCATGGGATAAACATACATGGACACTTTTCAGAATTCTGTGGAAGATTGCCATATTGTTACATATTTCAGGTAAGAACACAATATTCTTTAAACTTTGCTGtcaacaaaataaatttgagCTGTTTGCCAATAGGAGGTAGATTTGATGAGATGGTGATTGAAataagaagagagaaaaaacatgtTTGGTATTCTAATCTAACACTGTTGGTTTTACTTGACCCAATCACAATTTTTACTAATAACAACTACATAGGAATTTTTCACCATGGAATTTTGCCAATGTATGGACAAACACAAGTATGAAGTTGAAATGGGATCACAAATTTCAACTTTGATGTAACTTGCATTATTGAAAATTTGATGGTACTCTATTAATGTAAACTGATGAAAATTTGTTTGTACGACAGATCTTTCAATACTGATAAATAAAGATTAATTAATATAGTATTTTCctatgagaaggaaaaatatatcTAAAAATATTACAATAAATATTCTTCCATTTTGCAGTTAATTACACATTATTTAAAGACCACCAGATTGAGCTCAAAGTCCTGTATTGTTGTAGTTCTCATATTTCAGATCAAGAGTATGTATTCTTACAGGTGTAAAACCACgggataaaatatttaatagttAATTTTGAATTACCCAtcctaaattattattttaattagtaTTAATAGGTTGATGGTGAAATTGTTTATTATAGACCTTTATCTCATCTCTATTAACTGAGACTGTTTAGATGAGACAATTTTAATAAGTATATTAGATGAACTGCGCAACCTTTGAAGGAGTGGATTTCTGTATCTTGACTTACATCTGCAGGAAGAAATCAcacttttaaaaagtgaaatcaCAACATTGAAAGATTTCATCAATAAAAAAAGAGATCTgctggaagaagagaaaaaaaagcatgctAAGCTTAGAAAGGAAATTGAGGTGAGTCATTGGAAtaaaatttaattgcaattcTCCTGATGGAATGTAGATAATGCAAATGAAGCTTGAAGTACTTTATACAGCATTATTGGCTATACATTGTTGAAGTATTTGCAGTAATGATGCTGTCTTAAATTCTGGGTACTGATAGTCTTTCTAAAATTCAGAGCTTAATTgtgaagaacatttttttctgaaatctttTGAGAAGGACTTCATATGTGAACTTTTGGAATGAttcctggaaaaagaaaaggtcaCTGAATGGTAGTAAAGcaaatgcacattttaaaatttctgtaatACTTCTGAAATACTTTACATTTCACTATTGACTTGATTATTCATGACTTGATGACTCATCAGTTGAAGAATCAAATGCACCAGGAAATTGGACTTCCCCATGAATCTCCCTAATTTAAGCTGACATTATATTAGGAATAACACAGCAGCTCTTAATTAGCTGACAAGACAAAATTCTGATCAACAGTTAAAACTTACTCTTTTAAATATCTGAACTATATTTTTCGTTTTCCTCCTTCCTAAAATACCCTGTATGATTAGACAATTTTTAATTTGGAAGTTTCACATCATTTATGTTGTCAGTTCAAATAAATGCCACAAAATTTAATGAGCAAAGCTTAATAATATAAAGATTAACTGATTTAAGGTTAGGTCTGTTGCCCATTGTAAAATGCAGGAGGAAGAAAGAATCATTTTTTTCATGTGACAGTGAGCAGAGAGAATTTTTAACCTGAAAAGTAAACCACGGGTGCTTTAGAATAGGACTACTAGTCAGcatttgagaaatattttttattaccaAGGCAACATCTTCTTAAGAAAATTCTCTAAACCCAAAGTTAAATTAAGTAGCCTAAAAATAACGTTATATTCTGATATCAAAATCAATTTAATTAAATAGTGAAGGTTAACCATCACCTCTGTTCTTCACTTGTTTGGATTATATGTTCTTTTTGTCTTAGAAGGAAGCAGGCTCAAACCCAAAGCCTTTCGGGGTATTATTTTTGATTAAGAACTCTCCTGAAAACAGTCCAATTTTTAATATAAGAACTGCCAGTGGATGGACAGGGACATTTATACTAAGAAGTCCTCAGCACAACTTGGGAAAGAATACTTAAGTCAAGCACAGGAATAAAGTGAGATACTAAGCACATGGATGAGGTTTTATTGAGCTGCAGTGGTGGAATTCAGCTACAGACTGCTGGCACCTGGTGTAATTGTTtggagcatccaaaggagggcagcTAAGATGGTCCTTGAGGGGAAGACATATGAGGAGCATCTGAGaccacttggtctgttcagcctggaggagacaagactgaggagagacctcattgcagttacagcttccttgtgagggggaaaggaagggcaggcactgatctcttctctggggtgacagtgacaggatcTGAGGGAAgggcctgaagttgtgtcagagCACGTTCaagctggatatcaggaaaaggttcatCACCCAGgtggtggctgggcactggaacagcctcCCTAGGGAAGCAGTCATAGCACCAAGCCTTGACAGAGTTcaggaagcatttggacaattcAGACGCATGGTGTGACCCTTGTGaatgccctgtgcagggccaggagttggacttgatggtcctGATGGGTTCCTtacaactcagcatattctgtgactCTTAAGCCTGTGGGCCTTCTCTTACTCTCTTTCCTGAGCACTAGCCCCATCACCCATTTCTTGAAAAGCAGATCCTGTTCCCAGCCGTAGACAGGGTTGTCAGCAATAAATCAGGGTGGTTATCTGTGTAGGGTCAAGGCTTCAGTTCTAAGGATAATTAAAGATATCCACAAATAATAGAAAATTTGTTGTTACgtaaaagtaattaaaaaaaccccaaccctgtCTATTCCCCTGCTGCCCTCTTTCCCCAATGCCAGTGTGTGACTGTATTACTCTTGGCAGATACTTGCCTATCCTGTCCTTAAACGACCCTGGTGGTGGAGATACCCTGAGTGCCCagacaatttttttctaatgtttgACTTTCATGTACACAAGATCCAATAAAAAACACAATGctgtcccttccctgtctcCAGTAATCGTATTAGTGCTCCCTTCCTCAGCAGATGTGCCAGACTGTTCCCAATAATGATGCTAGAGATGCATCTCTAAAAAAAGCAGATAATATTGATTATAGATGTTTCAGTACAATGTAGTCCTACTGATGTGGATGCCCCAAGCACTTGTTCAGATGAGTGAATCTGACAGCA carries:
- the CCDC122 gene encoding coiled-coil domain-containing protein 122 → MAKQNSPSLAEVVKRLAEQQQSQVSDIEKSKTVLFQLQAKCQELEKEMNSIMLETKTTEREIHLQDAAIEVTKYHCENLEAQVRALYSENLKLRCEAETVQEEFEMILARNNAYREKIKDHKHLFWEMESKLPVMIELAKKKAVVEELKAKKEELICDLQNPKGSVIKQVQEEITLLKSEITTLKDFINKKRDLLEEEKKKHAKLRKEIEVQNKRYDAILKRLHCQLNKVQSNKRQWHWNIQQLEKKAAELRKCLGVAELQNITQQT